The Psychrobacter sp. P11G3 genomic interval TGACCTGCGCCTGCCAATAGTAATGTCTTTTTCGATGAAAATTTCGTCATAGATGATTTTATCAAGGCGGTTGGTTGCTGTTAGTGTTTGATCGAATGTTGATTGATATAAATGACTTTAAAAACTCATTTAAAAGTATCATATAAATAAGACCAGTCTGTTGCGGGCAAACAGTAAGAGCGTAAATGGCTTGTATGTGGCTTATATAGACTCAGCGATAGTCACTGCGTCAACCGTTATTAGTAGAATGAGATTTTGTATAACTGAATTAAAATCATAAAATAAGGTGAAATTATTTATCATCGCCCAGTACAATAGGACATTATAAGAGCCGCATGATAAATTGCGCTGCTTGACCCATTATTTGAGAAACATCGTCAAAACCGTTAATGAAAATTATAAGTAATCAAGGAACATTACATGAGTACCAATATCGATACCAGTAACGATCACATTTTGTCTTCTGACAATATTCACTACTTGCATCATGACTTTTTTGAGCCAAGTAGCAAAGACGTCGAGATTAGCGCGACTTTACTGATTGTGCATGGCATGGCAGAGCACAGCGGGCGCTATAGCGATTTTGCACAGTTTTTGGCAGATAATGGTATCGCTGTGGCGACTTATGACCATTTGGGTCATGGACAGACTATCAAGACTGAGGCCGATCTTGGGTTTTTTGGTGAAGAGCATCCGGTACAGTCGTTACTAAAAGACGTGATTGTGATGGCCGATAGCCTAAAAGACCGTCATCCAGACGTCCCGCATTTTGTGATGGGTCACTCGATGGGCTCATTTATCGTGCGCAATGTACTTAAACATCATGCGCATAATTTCACAGGCGCCATTCTAATGGGTTCCGCAGACGCCAACCCACTAGCTAAGGTGTTATTACCTATTAACAAGCTACTCGCCAGAGTCGCCCCAAGACAACCGAATACAGTTTTTGCCAAGGTGATGAACAAAGTCCTTAACAGCCAACTACCTGATCGCAATTCGTCCTCACAGTTTGCGTGGCTCAGTGAAAATACTGCAAACATTGAAGCCTATGAAGCCGATCCTAAGACTGGTTTTGACTTTACCAATAATGGCTTTATGACATTGTTTACGCTTATGGATACTGGGCTGAATAAAAATTGGGCTACTACTATTGCCAAAAACTTCCCAATGCTATTTATCAGCGGTGAAGATGATCCGATTGGCGAAATGGGTCGCGGTATACGTAGGGTTGTCACGCGTTTGGACAA includes:
- a CDS encoding alpha/beta fold hydrolase → MSTNIDTSNDHILSSDNIHYLHHDFFEPSSKDVEISATLLIVHGMAEHSGRYSDFAQFLADNGIAVATYDHLGHGQTIKTEADLGFFGEEHPVQSLLKDVIVMADSLKDRHPDVPHFVMGHSMGSFIVRNVLKHHAHNFTGAILMGSADANPLAKVLLPINKLLARVAPRQPNTVFAKVMNKVLNSQLPDRNSSSQFAWLSENTANIEAYEADPKTGFDFTNNGFMTLFTLMDTGLNKNWATTIAKNFPMLFISGEDDPIGEMGRGIRRVVTRLDKRHFSHVDIQLYPNMRHEVLHEKDKQTVYQDILEWIETNTTDD